The genomic window TGGCGCCGAGCTCCATGCCGCCGGTGGCGATGCACACCAGGTGCGAGGAGATCCGGTTGAGCTCCATCAGGAGCACCCGCAGGACGGTGGCCCGGTCGGGGATCTGGTCCTCGATGCCGAGGAGCTTCTCCACCCCGAGGCAGTACGCCGCCTCGTTGAAGAACGGGGTCAGGTAGTCCATGCGGGTCACGAAGGTCGTGCCCTGCGTCCAGTTCCGGAATTCGAGGTTCTTCTCGATGCCGGTGTGGAGGTAGCCGATGCCGCAGCGGGCTTCGGTGACGGTCTCGCCGTCGATCTCCAGGATCAGCCGCAGCACTCCGTGCGTGGAGGGGTGCTGGGGACCCATGTTCACGATGATGCGTTCGTCGTCCGACTTCGCCGCGGACTCGACGACCTCGTCCCAGTCGCCGCCGGTGACTGTATATACAGTCCCCTCGGTCGTGGCGCGGGCGTCGGAGAGCGGAGTCCCGGACACGCCGGGCGTCGCGTGGGAATGGGGAGTGCTCATCAGCTGTACGACCTCCGCTGGTCCGGAGCCGGGATCTGGGCGCCCTTGTACTCGACGGCGATGCCGCCGAGGGGGTAGTCCTTGCGCTGCGGGAAGCCCTGCCAGTCGTCCGGCATCATGATCCGGGTCAGGGCGGGGTGCCCGTCGAAGATCAGCCCGAAGAAGTCGTAGGTCTCGCGCTCGTGCCAGTCGTTGGTCGGGTAGACCCCGACGAGCGACGGGATGTGCGGGTCGCTGTCCGGGGCGGACACCTCGAGGCGGATCAGCCGGCCGTGGGTGAGTGACCGCAGGTGGTACACCGCGTGCAGCTCGCGCCCCTTGTCCCCGAGGTAGTGGACGCCACTGACGCCCGTACACAGCTCGAAGCGCAGGGCGGGGTCGTCGCGCAGGGTGCGGGCGACCCGGACCAGGTGCTCGCGCTCGATGTGGAAGGTGAGTTCGCCCCGGTCGACGACCGTCTTCCCGATCGCCTCGGAGGGGAGGAGGTCCTGCTCCTCCAGCGCGCCCTCCAGCTCGTCGGCCACCTCGTCGAACCAGCCGCCGTAGGGCCGTGAGGTGGCGCCCGGCATGGTCACCGTGCGGACGAGGCCCCCGTAGCCGGAGGTGTCGCCGCCGTTGTTGGCGCCGAACATGCCCTTGCGTACGCCGATGACCTCACCGGAGTCGTCGCGCGGAGTGGGCAGTGCCGCGCTGTTCTTCTCGTCGCTCACCGGAGCAGCCCCTTCATCTCGATCAGGGGGAGTGCCTTGAGCGCCGCTTCCTCCGCCTCGCGGGCGGCCTCCTCCGCGTTGACCCCGAGCTTGGAGCCCTGGATCTTCTGGTGGAGCTTGAGGATGGCGTCGATCAGCATCTCGGGGCGCGGTGGGCATCCCGGCAGATAGATGTCGACCGGGACAATATGATCAACACCCTGAACAATGGCGTAGTTATTGAACATTCCACCCGATGACGCACAAACCCCCATGGAGATGACCCACTTGGGGCTCGGCATCTGGTCGTAGACCTGCCGCAGGACGGGCGCCATCTTCTGGCTGACGCGTCCGGCGACGATCATCAGATCCGCCTGCCGCGGCGATCCGCGGAAGACCTCCATCCCGAAACGGGCCAGGTCGTACCGCCCCGCACCGGTCGTCATCATCTCGATGGCGCAGCAGGCGAGGCCGAAGGTGGCCGGGAAGACGGATGACTTCCGCACCCAGCCGGCGGCCTGTTCGACAGTGGTCAGAACGAAGCCGCTGGGCAGCTTCTCTTCGAGTCCCATGGTGTGCCCCTCAGCCCCTCAGTCCCATTCCAGGCCGCCCCGCCGCCACACATACGCGTAGGCGACGAAGACGGTGAGCACGAAGAGCAGCATCTCCACGAGCCCGAAGATCCCCAGGGCGTCGAAACTGACCGCCCAGGGATAGAGGAAGACGATCTCGATGTCGAAGACGATGAAGAGCATCGCCGTCAGGTAGTACTTGATGGGGAAGCGGCCGCCTCCAGCCGGAGTCGGGGTGGGTTCGATGCCGCACTCGTACGCTTCGAGCTTTGCCCGGTTGTACCGCTTGGGGCCGATAAGCGTGGCCATGACCACGGAGAAGATCGCAAACCCTGCCCCGAGGGCGCCGAGCACGAGGATGGGCGCGTAGGCATTCACGCTCCTCGCTCCTTCCAGTCGTCCTTGACCGTTGGACCGCATCGGGCGACCGGCTCGCCACCTCACCAAGATCGTGCACATGTGAGGCAGTTCACAAGCCCGACTGCCCCGCATCCTATGCCTGCCGTCCTGTGATCTGCGACACGGGGTGCACCACCGTCTTTGTGATCTCCACCACCTGACGAACGATCATGAAGTCGGATGAGCGGTGATCTTCGTACGCGAAGCGGCCGAGCGGTTACGAGACGTGACATCTCGCGGCGTTACCGCTGGTCAAGGGCGCGTGGCTCTATCAATCGACGTGCCGTACAGGCAAATTGGCGGTGGGTGCCGTGGTGGTGATATAGGGATCGCCCTCAGAAGGGGGCCACCCGGACGAGGGGCCGCCGGTACCGACGTGGACATTGCGCCCGCATTCACGATCTTCCGGACGGCTGTCACGGGAGCGTGCACGACGGCGAGCGATCGCCCGGCGCGATCCATCGCGGAGGTGACCGCCTCGCGGACGAACGCACGGCCGGGGTCACCGAGGCCGGCGGGGGCACGGCTCGACAGGCGGGAACATAGGGGGACATGACTCACCAATAGGTCATGTGGCCGCCGGGCGGCGGACGAGCCGTTCCTCCACGCGGCGCACGGACGCACGGTTGCCTCTCACGGGAGACTCATGTTGTGACCTGCGCCACCTCCATGCGAGCTCCAACAAAGGCGGGCTTGGCCATCGGTGTGAACGGATGGTAAGTGACGGGCAATTCGGACGTATTGATAGAACGCCGTGATCACGGCACTGATCGGCGGTGCCCGTTTTGCCCGTTAGGGCGTCAATAAGGGCCTCAAATAAGTGGATTCACAGATTCCGAACGTAACTGTGTCGCAACACACGTTTCTTGATGGGACCCCTACAGCCCTGATAGCGCTAGTACCCATGTCCCACACCGCTCACATACCCAGCCACCGGAAGCCCCGCCAGCGCGCCACGAAGACGGCGCTGCGGGCAGGAGTTGCCGGTGGCGTCCTCAGCACCATCGCGGTCGCGGGTGCCGCCGGTCCGGCCCAGGCCGAGCCGGTGACCCAGACCATCGAGATGCCCACCATCACGGCCGGGCTCTCCACCTCCGTCGCCGCGTCCGCGCAGGCGACCCAGGCCGTCGCTCTCGACCTCGAGACGCAGGCCGCCGAGGACGCCGCAGCGGCAGCAGCCGCCAAGACAGCGACCAAGGCCAAGGCCGAGGCCGTCCGCAAGGCGGAGGCCGAGAAGAAGGCGAAGGCTGCCGCCAAGGCCAAGGCGGAGGCCGCCGAGCGCGCCTCCCGCAGCGCCGAGCGCACCACGCTCAGCGCCTCCACGGGGTCGCCGTCGCCGTCGTCGTCGTCGTCCTCGGCCGCCCGTGTCTCCTCCAGCGCCACCGGGTCCGCCGCGTCCGTCGTCGCGTTCGCGCAGTCCCAGGTCGGCGACGCGTACGTCTCCGGCGGCACCGGCCCCAACTCGTGGGACTGCTCGGGTCTGGTCCAGGCCGCCTTCCGTACGGTGGGCGTCGACCTGCCGCGCGTCTCCCAGGACCAGTCGACGGCCGGCACCCAGGTCTCGCTCGACAACCTGCAGCCCGGCGACATCCTGTACTGGGGCGGCGCGGGCAGTGCCTACCACGTCGGGATCTATGTGGGCGGCGGCCAGTTCGTCGGCGCGCAGAACTCCAGCACGGGCGTCGTGCAGAAGTCCCTGGACTACGACCCGCCGTCGGGCGCCGTCCGCGTTCTCTGATTCACAAGCCGGGCCACCCCCGAGCGCGACCGCGGACCGTCACTCCCCCACCAGGAGTGACGGTCCGTCATCGTGTCGCGTGCAGGGAGTTCGAGGTGGCCGCCTCGTCCACCGGCCGCCGCTGGCCCGGTACCTTCCCGCCCGTCGCCGCGGCACGCCCACGGCGCAGGTGCAGCACGCACGCCACGCAGGCGAGCGCGGCCAGCACGAATCCGTACGGGGGTGTCGACCCCGAGGGCTGCGTCTCGTAGACCAGCGCGGCCGACAGCACCGTCACGGCGTCCAGCGCCCGGCCCCCTGACGCGGTGGCGGCGAGCACGGCCGTGGCCCACAGCAGGTACCAGGGCTGGACCATCGGCGAGAGGGCGACGAGTGCCAGCAGCGCGGGGCCCAGCGCGCGGACGGGTTCAGTCCGGCCCGTCGCGGCGTGCCACGCGAGGCGGCCGATGAGCACCAGGGCCACCAGCAGGGCCAGCCTCTGCACGGCGGACCTGACGGGATCCGGGTCCACGCCCGCCGTCAGCCGCAGGAGTTCGCCCAGACCGAGGCCCAGGTCGCTGCTGAACGACAACGCGGTGTGGATGCGTCCCGCGACACCCTGGGTCCCCAGCCAGCCGAAACCGGTGCCGCAGACGACCGTGGCGCCGGCGGCGACCGCGCCCGCGACCAGGCCCGGCGCCAGGAGCCCCTTCGCCACCCGTCGCGCGGTGGACCCGCTCGCGGCCCTGCCCACCACGACGCCGACGAACAGCAGCGCCACCGCTGCCGGGGACTTGACCATCACGGCGAGCCCGATGAGCGCCGAGCCGCTGATCCACCTCCCGCGCAGGGCGAGCAGCGCACCCGCCAGCATGAGGCCGGTCATCAGCCCGTCGTTGTGGACACCGCCGACGACGTGAATCAGCAGCAGCGGGTTCAGCGCCCCGAGCCACAGGGCGGCGCTCTCGCTGCGGCCGTGCTCCCGGGCGAGGTTCCGCAGGGCCCACACGATCAGCACCAGGGACGCCAGGGCGATGAGCCGCATGCCCAGCACGGCCGGGACGACCGTGCCGCCGGTCGCCCCGGCCACGCCCCGCGCGAGGATCAGGAAGAACGGCCCGTACGGCGCCGGGGTGTCGGTCCAGTGCCCGCCGACGCTCGCCGCGGCGTCGCCGCCCGGTCCGCCGGGGTCCAGGACGGACGGCCCGGCGCTGTAGACGTCGTGGCCCTCCATGACCATCACGCCCTGAGAGACGTAGCTGTAGACGTCCGCGCTGTAGAGCGGCGGCGCCAGGAGGAACGGCGCCGCCCACCACACGAGGGTGACGAGGGTGTGGCGAACGGCGGCTCCGGTGCGCCCGTACAGCCACCAGGCCACGACGAGCAGTGTCAGTCCGCCGTACGCGGCCGCGTAGCCCGCCGCCGTCAGGGCGGGCCCCCGGGGCACCCACAGTCCCCATGGGTCGTGGGCCGGCAGTGTGCCGACGGCCCAGCCCCCCAGGGCGGCGGCCGCCGCCCCCGCCGCGCCCAGCCGACGGCAGCCGCCGGCGCTCCGTGCCCCCAATGCCCGCATGGGCCGAGAACCTACCGTTCCTAAAGACTGAGCGGGAGTGAGTCCTGTTGCCGGAACTCATGCTCAGCCGAACGCCCCGAACGGTGTTGGGCGTTCTGGTCCACCGCGTTCCTGCCGCGTTCAGCTCCATCGGATCGTGTCCGTGGTCCGGGTACGCGGGGGCGGTTTCCCTCGCTGCCTCGATCATCTGGTCCTGCCTGGGCGGTCCGATGCCCGCCAGCATCGCTCTGGTGCTGGCGGGGCGGTGCCGTCCGTCGCCGGATCGGGTGTCCGAGGGAGCGCCTGCCGATGGCCACCGAGGCGGCGGGGTGTCGGCTGGTCATGCGGTTGAGGAGGCCGTCAGCCCACGCTTACGGGCAGCCCACATCTCGGTGGAGTGCTCCAGCCCGTCCCCGCAGCGGGTCTTGAGATCCCGCGACGCCAGGGAACCCATGTGGCCGCCGACCAGACGCAACACCTTCTCATCCTCGGCGGTGAGGCCCTTGAGGCGGTCGCGAATGCTCACCCCCGACGGGCCATCGGCGACGAACGGACGTGAAATCGTCCGCAGTGGCTTCTTCGGCTCAGCCATGCGACGCCGCTTCAAGAGCCTTCACCGCACGGTTCTTCGCCGACCGGCGCCCGTACAACCGGGCGCAGAACGACGTCAAGACCTCCACCGTGTCCCGTACCAGGTCGTCTTCGACTTCGCCCTCGTCGAGGACAATGAGACGACGGCCCGTCGCGGAAAGGGCGGCCTCGACCAGCTCCACGTTCATCCGGCCCAACCGGTCCTTGTGCTCCACCACAACGGTGATCACCTCGGGATCGGCCAGCAGACGACGGGCCTTGGACCGGCCACCGTTCATGCCCGAGGCGATCTCGGACTCCACCCGCACGACCCGGTGACCGGCCTTCGCCGCCCACGCGGACAAGCGGGCAACCTGCCGCTCCAGATCAGCTTTCTGGTCATGCGAGGAGACACGGGCATACAGACCCAGCCCTCCGACCGCTTCCGGCGCGGCGTTCGACTCGACGTTCACCAGGATCGTGCGCGGACCGACCCGCTGAGCCGGTACCGGCAGCGTCCCCTCACGGAACCAGCGATACGCGGTCTGCGGATGCACGCCCTGCGTCTTCGCCCATTCCGTCAGATTCACACCCGGACAACGACACTCACTCAAACAGGGTTACGCTCACTTTCCCGACTGTGATGACCAGCAGTTGAAAACACCAGGGCATGCCG from Streptomyces sp. NBC_01341 includes these protein-coding regions:
- a CDS encoding NADH-quinone oxidoreductase subunit C, which gives rise to MSDEKNSAALPTPRDDSGEVIGVRKGMFGANNGGDTSGYGGLVRTVTMPGATSRPYGGWFDEVADELEGALEEQDLLPSEAIGKTVVDRGELTFHIEREHLVRVARTLRDDPALRFELCTGVSGVHYLGDKGRELHAVYHLRSLTHGRLIRLEVSAPDSDPHIPSLVGVYPTNDWHERETYDFFGLIFDGHPALTRIMMPDDWQGFPQRKDYPLGGIAVEYKGAQIPAPDQRRSYS
- a CDS encoding NuoB/complex I 20 kDa subunit family protein, translating into MGLEEKLPSGFVLTTVEQAAGWVRKSSVFPATFGLACCAIEMMTTGAGRYDLARFGMEVFRGSPRQADLMIVAGRVSQKMAPVLRQVYDQMPSPKWVISMGVCASSGGMFNNYAIVQGVDHIVPVDIYLPGCPPRPEMLIDAILKLHQKIQGSKLGVNAEEAAREAEEAALKALPLIEMKGLLR
- a CDS encoding NADH-quinone oxidoreductase subunit A, yielding MNAYAPILVLGALGAGFAIFSVVMATLIGPKRYNRAKLEAYECGIEPTPTPAGGGRFPIKYYLTAMLFIVFDIEIVFLYPWAVSFDALGIFGLVEMLLFVLTVFVAYAYVWRRGGLEWD
- a CDS encoding C40 family peptidase; translation: MSHTAHIPSHRKPRQRATKTALRAGVAGGVLSTIAVAGAAGPAQAEPVTQTIEMPTITAGLSTSVAASAQATQAVALDLETQAAEDAAAAAAAKTATKAKAEAVRKAEAEKKAKAAAKAKAEAAERASRSAERTTLSASTGSPSPSSSSSSAARVSSSATGSAASVVAFAQSQVGDAYVSGGTGPNSWDCSGLVQAAFRTVGVDLPRVSQDQSTAGTQVSLDNLQPGDILYWGGAGSAYHVGIYVGGGQFVGAQNSSTGVVQKSLDYDPPSGAVRVL
- the mptB gene encoding polyprenol phosphomannose-dependent alpha 1,6 mannosyltransferase MptB; its protein translation is MRALGARSAGGCRRLGAAGAAAAALGGWAVGTLPAHDPWGLWVPRGPALTAAGYAAAYGGLTLLVVAWWLYGRTGAAVRHTLVTLVWWAAPFLLAPPLYSADVYSYVSQGVMVMEGHDVYSAGPSVLDPGGPGGDAAASVGGHWTDTPAPYGPFFLILARGVAGATGGTVVPAVLGMRLIALASLVLIVWALRNLAREHGRSESAALWLGALNPLLLIHVVGGVHNDGLMTGLMLAGALLALRGRWISGSALIGLAVMVKSPAAVALLFVGVVVGRAASGSTARRVAKGLLAPGLVAGAVAAGATVVCGTGFGWLGTQGVAGRIHTALSFSSDLGLGLGELLRLTAGVDPDPVRSAVQRLALLVALVLIGRLAWHAATGRTEPVRALGPALLALVALSPMVQPWYLLWATAVLAATASGGRALDAVTVLSAALVYETQPSGSTPPYGFVLAALACVACVLHLRRGRAAATGGKVPGQRRPVDEAATSNSLHATR
- a CDS encoding IS607 family transposase, giving the protein MNLTEWAKTQGVHPQTAYRWFREGTLPVPAQRVGPRTILVNVESNAAPEAVGGLGLYARVSSHDQKADLERQVARLSAWAAKAGHRVVRVESEIASGMNGGRSKARRLLADPEVITVVVEHKDRLGRMNVELVEAALSATGRRLIVLDEGEVEDDLVRDTVEVLTSFCARLYGRRSAKNRAVKALEAASHG